From Lolium perenne isolate Kyuss_39 chromosome 5, Kyuss_2.0, whole genome shotgun sequence, a single genomic window includes:
- the LOC127302921 gene encoding uncharacterized protein — MATHWGLMQTACSKWHGIQEECEKRPISGHDLEQKLRRALDMYTDDTGLQFKFLNVYARLENCEKWKEVRTTLSKSKTEQYNPDAPAASAAEGRPELGQKKLKELKKTGNPADRMQASIDKCWADLRTHADGRNDKFDGRWREMLANQGVRIALLKTTAAAKKRNTDLAFLMGGGDMELMDEETRNWYQGHRNDILRATPASPSSSPPAPTSSASPSTSSTAAASTSTAAGSSSAAAAASATTCEETGPSDEAVPAGTANEPVSV; from the exons atggccacccattgggggctcatgcagacggcgtgcagcaaatggcacggcatacaggaggagtgcgagaaacggccgatcagcggccacgacttggagcaaaag ctgcgccgagctttggacatgtacacggacgacaccggcctgcagtttaagttcctcaacgtctacgcccgcctcgagaactgcgagaagtggaaggaagtccgcacgaccctctcgaagagcaagaccgagcagtacaaccccgacgctccggcggcaagcgcggcggaagggcgccctgaactcggccagaagaagctcaaagagctcaaaaagacgggcaatcccgccgacaggatgcaggcgtcgatcgacaagtgctgggccgacttgaggacgcacgccgacgggaggaacgacaagttcgacggcaggtggcgggagatgctcgccaaccaaggcgtccggatcgccctgctgaagacgacggcggcggcgaagaagaggaacacagacttggcgttcctcatgggcggcggcgacatggaactgatggacgaggagacgaggaattggtaccagggccaccgcaacgacatcctccgagccactccggccagtccttcgtcgtctccgccggctcctacctcgtctgcctcaccatctacctcgtcgactgcggctgcttcgacgtccactgccgctggttcatcatccgccgccgcagccgcttcggccacgacgtgtgaggaaactggtccgtcggacgaagccgtgccggccgggactgccaacgagcctgtttccgtgtaa